In Pseudofrankia saprophytica, one genomic interval encodes:
- a CDS encoding LLM class flavin-dependent oxidoreductase, producing the protein MASPGTRSSSSPDPEVLWYLTAPDGRAPWSPSGVRDVDFAYLKQLAGAIDGLGFDGALLATGPHDVHILAAALASHTERMRFLLAVHPPLLSPMLAAKMTVTLDQFTRGRVLLNIVNGDAATLASMGSTLAHDDRYRYTDEWIPAWRAAVAGEVVDVEGDFVTVRGGKLALPSVQKPTPPLWFGGASPAAVEVAARHIDTYLVYGDTPANTAERIGRVAARAAELGRTLRYGIRLYVVVRDTDEEAWAEAARILRTMDPAVVASIQRAFAGTDSQVQQHQLALHGGQIPDDPRALEFDDALWSGFGLVRPGAATAIVGSPATVLRRLRDFQAVGISTFILSGVPLLEEAYRFAELVLPALQETEGLPGGDAALGYGTLVGEGRR; encoded by the coding sequence GTGGCTTCGCCCGGGACCCGCTCGTCATCCTCGCCCGACCCCGAGGTCCTCTGGTACCTCACCGCCCCGGACGGCCGCGCGCCATGGTCACCCAGTGGCGTGCGCGACGTGGACTTCGCCTACCTCAAGCAGCTCGCGGGTGCCATCGACGGTCTGGGTTTCGATGGCGCGCTGCTGGCCACCGGCCCGCACGACGTCCACATCCTGGCCGCCGCCCTCGCCTCGCACACCGAGCGGATGCGCTTCCTGCTGGCCGTCCACCCGCCGCTGTTGTCACCGATGCTGGCCGCCAAGATGACCGTCACGCTCGACCAGTTCACCCGCGGGCGCGTCCTGCTGAACATCGTCAACGGTGACGCCGCCACGCTCGCCTCGATGGGCTCGACGCTCGCCCACGACGACCGCTACCGCTACACCGACGAGTGGATCCCGGCGTGGCGGGCCGCCGTCGCCGGCGAGGTCGTCGACGTCGAAGGCGACTTCGTCACGGTGCGGGGCGGCAAGCTGGCGCTGCCGTCGGTGCAGAAGCCCACGCCACCGCTGTGGTTCGGCGGAGCGTCGCCTGCCGCGGTCGAGGTCGCCGCGCGCCACATCGACACCTACCTCGTCTACGGCGACACCCCGGCCAACACCGCCGAGCGGATCGGCCGGGTCGCGGCGCGTGCCGCCGAGCTCGGGCGGACCCTGCGCTACGGGATCCGGCTGTACGTCGTCGTCCGCGACACCGACGAGGAGGCCTGGGCCGAGGCCGCCCGCATCCTGCGCACCATGGACCCGGCCGTCGTCGCCTCGATCCAGCGGGCGTTCGCGGGCACCGATTCGCAGGTCCAGCAGCACCAGCTGGCGCTGCACGGCGGCCAGATCCCGGACGACCCGCGAGCGCTCGAGTTCGACGACGCGCTGTGGTCGGGCTTCGGCCTGGTGCGCCCCGGCGCGGCGACGGCGATCGTCGGCTCGCCCGCGACCGTCCTGCGCCGGCTGCGCGACTTCCAGGCCGTCGGCATCTCCACCTTCATCCTCTCCGGCGTCCCGCTGCTTGAGGAGGCGTACCGGTTCGCCGAGCTGGTGCTGCCCGCCCTCCAGGAGACCGAGGGCCTGCCTGGCGGCGACGCCGCGCTTGGCTACGGCACGCTCGTGGGGGAGGGGCGGCGATGA